The Candidatus Arthromitus sp. SFB-mouse-Japan genome includes a region encoding these proteins:
- a CDS encoding type II CAAX prenyl endopeptidase Rce1 family protein yields the protein MTKIKLFNFILFMNFIIYIFSNLIIFKYVTQSTYYVFYMCLRDIILFLFSIALYLNFYNSRISSMLVFPKLNGKIIKNSIIIGVSFYLIANGANLIFTSIFKFTLGNGFYLNSIYIKDYFGFEFIVYIFIHTIFTELFFRCILKDAFRFLSNKSRLILTSIIFSFFFFGLSQIVYGFIIGILLMSFLDRIGSVTTIIITSLTINIADYFVRVIGNNFTQTLISYKTFFKSTDVFVNLIFPIIIILIGMIIYSILRENININTKSVSALPPNVKEGNFNTSIDSVADIYILLFFVTYFIITFIGYKISL from the coding sequence GTGACCAAAATTAAACTATTTAATTTTATTTTATTTATGAACTTTATTATATATATTTTTTCAAATTTAATTATATTTAAATATGTTACACAAAGTACATATTATGTATTTTACATGTGTTTAAGAGATATAATATTATTTTTATTTTCTATAGCACTGTATTTAAATTTTTATAATTCTAGAATAAGTTCAATGTTAGTATTTCCAAAATTAAACGGTAAAATTATTAAAAATTCAATAATAATTGGAGTTTCATTTTATTTAATAGCTAATGGTGCAAATTTAATTTTCACATCGATATTTAAATTTACTTTAGGTAATGGATTTTATTTGAATAGTATTTATATTAAGGATTATTTTGGTTTTGAATTTATTGTATATATTTTTATTCATACAATTTTTACAGAATTATTTTTTAGATGTATTTTAAAAGATGCATTTAGATTTTTATCAAATAAATCTAGATTAATATTAACATCTATTATATTTTCATTTTTCTTTTTTGGATTGTCACAAATTGTATATGGATTTATCATTGGCATTTTGCTCATGAGTTTTTTAGATAGGATAGGAAGTGTAACTACCATAATAATAACTAGTTTAACCATAAATATAGCTGATTATTTTGTTAGGGTAATTGGAAATAATTTTACACAAACTTTAATTTCATATAAAACATTTTTCAAGAGTACTGATGTATTTGTTAATCTTATATTTCCAATTATTATAATTCTTATTGGGATGATAATTTATTCGATTTTGAGAGAGAACATAAACATAAATACTAAATCAGTTTCAGCTTTACCTCCAAATGTTAAAGAAGGTAATTTTAATACTAGTATAGATAGTGTAGCAGATATTTATATTTTATTGTTTTTTGTAACATATTTTATTATCACATTCATAGGGTATAAAATATCTCTTTAA
- a CDS encoding phage holin: MFKNRLRNYGLWVSVAALIPLLLSAFGINLINEDKYVQVINCILSILVALGLINNPDTNNRWYKDDKIEECKNEKLN; this comes from the coding sequence ATGTTTAAGAATAGATTAAGAAATTATGGTTTATGGGTATCTGTAGCAGCACTTATTCCTTTATTATTATCAGCATTTGGAATTAATCTTATTAATGAAGATAAATATGTACAGGTAATAAATTGTATATTGTCTATACTTGTAGCTCTAGGATTAATAAATAATCCAGATACAAATAATCGTTGGTATAAAGATGACAAAATAGAAGAGTGTAAAAATGAAAAGTTAAATTAG
- the dapB gene encoding 4-hydroxy-tetrahydrodipicolinate reductase, whose product MLKILLNGINGRMGKTIEELSHTYDNLEIICGVDNKQNNENKVKTYLNINDVQEKVDIIIDFSHPNSLDSILTYALNKKIGIVICTTGHTKEQLNKINDASKTIPIFISYNMSIGINVLQKLLKTALQSLYKDYDIEITEKHHNQKLDSPSGTAIMLMDTINNFVKDKFNEDVDFNHGRLGEKKREKKEIGVHSIRCGNMIGSHEILFGGNNEIIELKHTAISRDVFAQGALKAALYLFGKNSGIYNMNSMLNL is encoded by the coding sequence ATGTTAAAAATACTTCTAAATGGTATAAATGGACGTATGGGAAAAACAATTGAGGAATTAAGTCACACGTATGATAACTTAGAAATTATATGTGGTGTTGATAATAAACAAAATAATGAAAATAAAGTTAAAACCTATCTTAATATAAATGATGTACAAGAAAAGGTTGATATAATAATCGACTTCTCACATCCAAACTCATTAGATAGCATTTTAACTTATGCCTTAAACAAAAAAATAGGAATTGTAATCTGCACAACTGGTCATACAAAAGAACAATTAAATAAAATAAACGATGCAAGCAAAACAATCCCTATTTTTATATCTTACAACATGAGTATTGGAATAAACGTTTTGCAAAAATTATTAAAAACGGCACTCCAATCACTCTATAAAGATTATGATATAGAAATAACCGAAAAACATCATAACCAAAAACTTGATTCACCTAGTGGAACTGCAATAATGCTCATGGACACAATAAATAATTTTGTGAAGGATAAATTTAATGAAGATGTTGATTTTAATCATGGACGATTGGGTGAAAAGAAACGTGAAAAAAAAGAAATAGGAGTCCATTCAATAAGATGTGGAAACATGATAGGATCACATGAAATTTTATTTGGTGGAAATAATGAAATTATAGAATTAAAGCACACTGCTATATCACGTGATGTTTTCGCACAAGGTGCATTAAAGGCTGCACTCTATCTATTTGGTAAAAATTCCGGAATATACAATATGAACTCGATGTTAAACCTATAA
- the dapA gene encoding 4-hydroxy-tetrahydrodipicolinate synthase: MSLFIGSGVAIVTPFNENGDINLDKLEELLNWHVKNNTDAIIICGTTGEGSTLTDNEKKRLIQTTVEIINKKIPVIAGVGTNNTQKTLELSKFSKEVGADGLLVITPYYNKTSKKGLIEHFKTINDHINLPIMAYNVPSRTGMNISPEILLELSKLKNVTSIKEASGNISQAILYRKLCPQIDLYSGNDDQIVPFMSIGGKGTVTVLGNILPKIVHDITHEYINGNIKKSLELQLKYLNFTNSLFIETNPIPIKTVLNLMGKNVGGFRLPLVEMDQNNLNKLKDEMKNIELL; encoded by the coding sequence ATGAGTTTATTTATTGGTTCAGGCGTTGCCATTGTTACACCTTTTAATGAAAATGGTGATATTAATTTAGACAAATTGGAAGAACTTTTAAATTGGCATGTTAAAAATAACACAGATGCAATTATAATTTGTGGAACTACTGGGGAAGGTTCTACACTCACTGATAACGAAAAGAAAAGATTAATTCAGACAACTGTAGAAATTATAAACAAAAAAATCCCAGTAATTGCTGGAGTTGGAACAAATAATACTCAAAAAACTCTTGAACTTTCTAAATTTTCAAAAGAAGTTGGAGCTGATGGACTATTAGTTATAACACCGTATTATAATAAAACCTCTAAAAAAGGATTAATTGAACACTTTAAAACTATAAATGATCATATTAATCTTCCAATTATGGCATACAACGTTCCTTCAAGAACTGGAATGAATATATCACCTGAAATATTACTTGAACTTTCTAAACTTAAAAATGTTACCTCAATCAAAGAAGCTTCTGGAAATATAAGCCAGGCTATACTATATAGAAAGCTTTGTCCTCAAATCGACTTATATTCTGGAAATGATGATCAAATTGTTCCATTTATGAGTATAGGAGGAAAAGGTACAGTTACTGTATTAGGTAATATTCTCCCTAAAATCGTTCATGATATCACACATGAATATATAAATGGCAATATCAAAAAATCATTAGAACTTCAACTTAAATATCTAAATTTTACAAATTCACTTTTCATAGAAACAAATCCAATACCAATAAAGACTGTATTAAATTTAATGGGTAAAAATGTTGGAGGATTCAGATTACCCCTTGTAGAAATGGATCAAAACAATTTAAACAAATTAAAAGACGAAATGAAAAATATTGAATTACTTTAA
- a CDS encoding aspartate-semialdehyde dehydrogenase — protein MRYNVAVVGATGKIGRTFLKVLEERNFPVNNIYLYASKKSEGSKLNFKNKEYEVIELNRDNIKDDIDFAFFSAGSDTSLKFSHLFVQKNALVIDNSSAFRMDKNTPLVVPEVNGKEALKNNGIIANPNCSTIQAVVALKPLHDKFKIKRIIYSTYQAVSGAGNLGIKDLDVDIEVNLNKFQYLIKGNLIPQIDVFTDNGYTKEEMKMINETRKILQDESLKITATCVRVPIENSHSESINVEFENDFTLDDILNELKNFKGITLIDDIKKNKYPMPRYISGKDEVFVGRIRLDESCDKAINIWVVADNILKGAALNAVQIAEYILNNKGE, from the coding sequence ATGCGATATAATGTAGCTGTTGTTGGTGCAACAGGAAAAATAGGAAGAACCTTTCTTAAAGTATTAGAAGAAAGGAATTTTCCTGTCAATAATATTTATCTATACGCTTCCAAAAAATCTGAAGGGTCCAAGCTTAATTTTAAAAATAAAGAATATGAAGTTATTGAATTAAACAGAGATAATATTAAAGATGATATAGATTTTGCATTCTTCTCTGCTGGCAGTGATACAAGCCTCAAATTTTCCCATTTATTTGTACAAAAAAATGCTCTTGTTATTGATAACTCTAGTGCGTTTAGAATGGATAAAAATACACCTCTTGTAGTTCCTGAAGTTAATGGAAAAGAAGCTTTGAAAAATAATGGAATTATAGCAAATCCAAATTGCTCAACTATACAAGCTGTCGTAGCTCTTAAACCACTTCATGATAAATTTAAAATAAAAAGAATAATTTATTCAACCTATCAAGCAGTTTCAGGTGCTGGGAACTTAGGCATTAAAGATCTAGATGTAGATATTGAAGTAAATTTAAACAAATTCCAATATTTAATAAAAGGAAATCTGATCCCTCAAATTGATGTATTCACTGATAATGGATATACAAAAGAAGAAATGAAAATGATAAATGAAACTAGGAAAATATTGCAAGACGAATCTCTCAAAATAACTGCTACTTGTGTTAGGGTTCCTATTGAAAATTCTCACAGTGAAAGTATAAATGTAGAATTTGAAAATGACTTTACACTAGACGATATTTTAAATGAGCTTAAAAATTTTAAAGGAATTACATTAATAGATGATATTAAAAAAAATAAGTACCCAATGCCAAGATATATTTCTGGAAAAGATGAAGTATTTGTTGGACGAATTAGACTTGATGAGTCTTGCGACAAAGCAATAAACATTTGGGTTGTTGCTGATAATATTCTAAAAGGGGCTGCCTTAAATGCAGTTCAAATAGCTGAATATATTTTAAATAATAAAGGAGAGTAA
- a CDS encoding small, acid-soluble spore protein, alpha/beta type, whose protein sequence is MSNSSSLKRVIKQKLKSNKKLTELEQLRENLKYEIAEELGLKDKVDKYGWSGLTSSETGKIGGIMTKRKKELNVPKNSDILNRSK, encoded by the coding sequence ATAAGTAATAGTAGTTCTCTAAAAAGGGTAATAAAACAAAAGTTGAAGTCGAATAAGAAATTAACTGAATTAGAGCAATTAAGGGAAAATCTAAAGTATGAAATAGCTGAGGAGCTTGGACTGAAAGATAAAGTTGATAAATACGGATGGAGCGGGCTTACATCTAGTGAAACAGGAAAAATTGGTGGGATAATGACTAAAAGGAAGAAGGAATTGAATGTTCCTAAAAATTCGGATATATTGAATCGTTCAAAATAA
- the dxr gene encoding 1-deoxy-D-xylulose-5-phosphate reductoisomerase, protein MKNISILGATGSIGIQSLDVIKNNPHKFKLNSISIGENITKLREILKHFSPELVCLKNKDDFERMHAEYPNIKFTYGNEGLLEIATFNKSDTIINSLVGNIGLLPTIYAIESHKNIALANKETLVTAGHIINKKIKQYNVELIPLDSEHSAIFQCLNGKTHEDIKNIILTASGGSFRDKTREELKNVTIEDALKHPNWSMGAKITIDSATMANKGLEIIEAHFLFNVDYQNIKVILHRESIIHSMVEFNDSSIIAQLGTPDMRVPIQYALTYPDRIQNKNFKPLNFEEISSLNFSKVDLSRYPCVKMAFDAGKLGGTATTVFNSSNEEAVRLFLTKKISFLDIENLIEKSLSHYGVIENPDLNTIIELDKEVKSFIYEKSKNI, encoded by the coding sequence ATGAAAAATATTTCTATTCTAGGAGCAACAGGCTCCATTGGAATACAATCTCTCGATGTTATAAAGAATAACCCACACAAATTTAAATTAAATTCAATCTCTATCGGTGAAAATATAACTAAACTTAGAGAGATTTTAAAACATTTTTCCCCAGAACTTGTATGCTTAAAAAATAAAGATGATTTTGAGCGTATGCATGCGGAATATCCAAATATAAAATTCACATACGGAAACGAAGGATTATTAGAGATTGCTACATTTAACAAATCAGATACTATTATAAATAGTTTAGTTGGAAATATCGGACTTCTTCCAACAATATACGCAATAGAATCTCATAAAAATATTGCTCTTGCAAACAAAGAAACCCTTGTTACAGCAGGTCACATAATAAATAAAAAAATCAAACAATATAATGTAGAACTTATACCACTTGATAGTGAACATTCAGCTATCTTTCAATGTTTAAATGGAAAAACCCATGAGGACATAAAAAATATAATTTTAACAGCATCTGGTGGGAGTTTTAGAGATAAAACAAGAGAAGAACTTAAAAATGTGACTATTGAAGATGCACTAAAACACCCAAATTGGTCAATGGGGGCAAAAATAACAATAGATTCTGCAACAATGGCAAATAAAGGACTTGAAATAATCGAAGCACACTTTCTATTCAATGTAGATTATCAAAATATAAAAGTAATACTCCATCGTGAAAGTATCATACACTCGATGGTCGAATTTAATGATTCAAGTATAATAGCTCAACTTGGAACTCCAGACATGAGGGTTCCTATTCAATACGCTCTGACATATCCAGATAGAATACAAAATAAAAATTTTAAACCATTAAATTTTGAAGAAATATCCTCATTAAACTTTTCTAAAGTGGATTTATCTAGATATCCTTGTGTAAAAATGGCATTTGATGCTGGTAAACTTGGAGGTACAGCAACAACTGTATTTAATTCTTCAAATGAAGAGGCTGTTAGATTATTTTTAACCAAGAAAATATCATTTTTAGATATAGAAAATTTAATTGAAAAATCTCTATCACATTATGGAGTTATAGAAAATCCAGATTTAAATACCATTATTGAACTAGATAAAGAAGTTAAATCATTTATTTATGAAAAATCAAAAAATATTTAA